The genomic interval GTGTCGGCGGTTCATCAGGCGCAGGCAGTCGTCGTCGAAGGACTGGATGCCGATCGAGAGGCGGTCGATGCCGATGCGCCGGAGGGCGTCGAGGTATGGGGAGGTGAGGTCGTCGGGGTTGGCTTCGAGGGTGGTCTCCTCGACGTGTGAGCAGTCGAAGATCCGGGCGGCGTGCTCCAGCAGTCCGCCCAGGAGTTCGGGCGGGCAGAGCGAGGGGGTTCCGCCTCCGAAATAGCGGGTCCGGATCGGCTCCTGTCCCAAATATTCCCTGCGGTGCTCGAGTTCGCGGTGCATGGTGTCGGCGAGGGCGGGCATACGGGCTGTCCCGACCTCCTTGAAGAAGTCGCAATAGGCGCAGATGCGCTTGCAGAAGGGGATATGGAGGTAGAGTCCGGCCATAACATCCAAAGTTAATAAAAATAATCGGATCGGCTGAAATTTTTTTCGGAATGGAAGATTTTTCTTTTCGGGACTGTCATTTCGGAACCCCGGGGACGGGAATTCGGATTCCGGCCCGGTTTTCGCAGGGGTTGTTTCCAAAGGTTCCGGCGGGTGTTCCAGGGGAGCGGAGCGCTTTCGGAAGGGGCCCCGTGAAGCCCGGGGCGTGATAATAAAAAATTTTCGTAATTTTGACTGTTATTTTCTTCACAATTCTAAAAGTTTTTTTACCTTTGTGCCGTCCGGGTGTGTACTATTTTGGAATCTCCGGACGTTAGGTTACGGATTGAGGTTTAATTAAAAAATAAAAAGTTATGGACAAGATGGATCTGAGAAAGTACGGGATCACGGGTGTTACCGAGATCGTGTACAACCCCTCCTACGACGAACTGTTCCGTGAGGAGACGAAGAAGGGCCTTCGCGGCTACGAGAAGGGCCAGCTGACCGAGACGGGCGCCGTGAACGTCATGACGGGCGTCTACACGGGCCGTTCGCCCAAGGACAAGTTCTTCGTAATGGACGAGACCACGAAGGATACGATCTGGTGGACGTCGGACGAGTACAAGAACGACAACAAGCCCGTGACGAAGGCCGCCTGGAAGGAGCTGAAGAAGATTGCCGCCGAGGAGCTTTCGAACAAGAAACTCTACGTGGTCGACACGTTCTGCGGCGCGAACGAGAACTCGCGTCTGAAGATCCGCTTCATCATGGAGGTAGCCTGGCAGGCCCACTTCGTAAAGAACATGTTCATCCGTCCGACGGACGAGGAGCTGGAGAAGTACGGTGAGCCGGACTTCGTGGTTCTGAACGCTTCGAAGGCCAAGGTGAAGAACTACAAGAAGCTGGGTCTGAATTCGGAGACGGCCGTTGTGTTCAACCTGACGGAGAAGATGCAGGTGATCATCAATACGTGGTACGGCGGTGAGATGAAGAAGGGTATGTTCTCGTACATGAACTACCTGCTTCCGCTGAAGGGCATGGCTTCGATGCACTGCTCGGCGAACACGAACGAGAAGGGCGAGACGGCGATCTTCTTCGGACTGTCGGGCACGGGCAAGACGACGCTTTCGACGGACCCGAAGCGCCAGCTTATCGGCGACGACGAGCACGGCTGGGACGATGACGGCGTCTTCAACTTCGAGGGCGGCTGCTACGCCAAGGTGATCAACCTCTCGCAGGAGAACGAACCGGACATCTGGAACGCGATCCGCCGCAACGCGCTGCTGGAGAACGTGACGGTTGACAAGAAGGGCAAGATCGACTACGCCGACAAGTCGGTAACGGAGAACACCCGCGTATCGTACCCGATCTTCCACATCGAGAACATCGTAAAGCCGGTATCGAAGGCTCCGGCTGCCAAGAAGGTGATCTTCCTCTCGGCCGACGCATTCGGCGTGCTGCCTCCGGTGTCGATTCTGACTCCGGAACAGACGAAATACTACTTCCTGTCGGGCTTCACGGCCAAGCTGGCCGGAACGGAGCGCGGTATCACGGAGCCGACGCCGACCTTCTCGGCCTGCTTCGGAGCAGCCTTCCTGTCGCTGCACCCGACGAAGTACGGTGAGGAGCTGGTGAAGAAGATGGAGAAGTCGGGCGCCAAGGCTTACCTGGTGAACACGGGTTGGAACGGCACGGGCAAGCGTATCTCGATCAAGGATACGCGCGGCATTATCGACGCGATCCTCGACGGTTCGATCGACAAGGCTCCGACCAAGACGATGCCGATCTTCGACTTCGTGGTTCCGACGGAGCTGCCGGGTGTCGATTCGAAGATCCTGGATCCGCGCGACACCTATGCGAATGCCGCCGACTGGGATGTGAAGGCCAAGGATCTGGCTGGCCGCTTCATCAAGAACTTTGCGAAGTTCACGGGCAACGAGGCCGGCAAGGCGCTTGTTGCTGCCGGTCCGAAGCTCTAATCTTCGATACCGAAAATCTTGTGCGGGAGGTCGATGTCGGCCTCCCGCTTTTTGTGCGGTCGGGGACGACAAGAACCGGAAATTTTCGTAATTTTGGCGGAA from uncultured Alistipes sp. carries:
- the pckA gene encoding phosphoenolpyruvate carboxykinase (ATP), producing the protein MDKMDLRKYGITGVTEIVYNPSYDELFREETKKGLRGYEKGQLTETGAVNVMTGVYTGRSPKDKFFVMDETTKDTIWWTSDEYKNDNKPVTKAAWKELKKIAAEELSNKKLYVVDTFCGANENSRLKIRFIMEVAWQAHFVKNMFIRPTDEELEKYGEPDFVVLNASKAKVKNYKKLGLNSETAVVFNLTEKMQVIINTWYGGEMKKGMFSYMNYLLPLKGMASMHCSANTNEKGETAIFFGLSGTGKTTLSTDPKRQLIGDDEHGWDDDGVFNFEGGCYAKVINLSQENEPDIWNAIRRNALLENVTVDKKGKIDYADKSVTENTRVSYPIFHIENIVKPVSKAPAAKKVIFLSADAFGVLPPVSILTPEQTKYYFLSGFTAKLAGTERGITEPTPTFSACFGAAFLSLHPTKYGEELVKKMEKSGAKAYLVNTGWNGTGKRISIKDTRGIIDAILDGSIDKAPTKTMPIFDFVVPTELPGVDSKILDPRDTYANAADWDVKAKDLAGRFIKNFAKFTGNEAGKALVAAGPKL